CAAAAGCAGCCGGTAAAAATTCATTATTCTCACCCAGATAACCTACGTGCAAATCGAACTGTTTGCTGAGATTAATTAGGGCAACCACTCCAGAACCACGATCGATTGGGTCATGAACAGTAGTGCCATTAGAGTTGAAAGTGCTACCACCTGTTAGGAAGAAGGTAAAGGCGTTGTTATCAAAAAAACGATGCCAGTTCACGCGGGGGCCAACAACCAACTGCACTTGTTTACTAACAGGAAATTGGTAGAACAAATCATGGATAACTACCTCAGCAAACCCGTTATTGGGTCCAGCCGTCTGATCGAGAAACGGAGTACCAAAGGTATTGAAAAGCCCTGCCGAAGCGAACTGGTTAGCGGGAGATAGGCCATTACCCGCCGCCAACTGAGTTACCAATAGATCTTTGCCCGTAAAGGAGGTGTTGAAGGTTAACCAGGTTAGACCACTCATGGTAATGTTTGGGTTCTCCACCTCCTGAACCAAGGGTCTACCATCTGCTCCTCGTCCAGCGAATCTAACATCAGGAGAGGCTGCATTGATTGCCTCCACTTTGACATTACGACCAGCAGTGGCTCCAGTCATGTCAAACCACGCTAGACCACTCAGCTTAGTCGTCGCAGAAAACTGATGGTCTTCTAAAAAGGCCACACGACCGTCTAACTTATCAACCCGTGTCCCCAAGCTAGCCAGTTCAGTTTTAAAATCCTCTGTCAGTCGTTGCAAGGTTTCTAAATCCTGGCGAGTCACGAACCCGTCTCCACCAGTTGTAATGATGCGCTCAATTTGTTGAAGACAGGCGTTTAAACCTGCTGCAAATTCATAACGGCTGCTTGAACGATTACCCCGGAAGGTGCCGTCTGGGTAGCCAGCAATACAACCATAGCGTTCAACCAGCGATCGCAACGCCTCAAATGCCCAGTCTCCGGGTGAAACATCCCTTAGTTGCGTCACGTTGCTGACTTGTGACATAGGAGTGTTCGGATCGCCGTCTCCGTCCCCTGAAGAGAGTTCAGCTACAGACGGAACCTCTAATGTCGGTATCTCAGCGAATGATTCGACAGGATTGGCCTGAGATATTGTTGGAGGAGGTATTGAGACGGTGTCTTGGACTAGATTGGGATTAATTTCTCTGGTGTGCGATGTCAACTCAGCGATAGAGGTGACTTTATTAACCTCACATTCTGCATTTAGCCGTTCATCCGCCAGAGAATTAATTCTCTGGCTCATAGAGCAAGTCCTCTCAAGAGGACTAAATCCTGACTCTACATCGATTCCAGTCCACCCAAGAGGACTTGAGCTATTATCCTGGAACTTAACTTCAGGGGGGGCTTGGTCAGTTACAGCCAAGGAGGGAACATCAGTGGGAGTCTCTAATGAAAATGGTGACGGGGGTACTTTTGCGATCGCTTCCTTGCTGGGAACCTGATTAGCCCTCGCCTGCAAGGGTAAACCGTGAACCATCACACTCGAAACTAACAGAGACATCCAGAACGTTGCTGAAGCAGAAACCCTAGCTTTCTGGGTATTTGCATCCTTCATCATTATTCCTCACACCTATTTTTTGAAAATAAAGACAGGAGTCTAACAAATCTGCCATAAGGTAGATGTAATGTTAGGCACCAGTTATCAAAAGCACTATTCTTGTTGTCATCATCTAATGACAAGCTCTAAGATCAAGCGTTTGAGATAAAGCCTAAGACTTCCACTTTTCCAGCGCTTGGAGAACGTTTGCCGTTGATGCCGTCCAACCCACAATGCCGGCTTGAGCAACAATCATGTCTAGCGTGGATTGTTTAAATTCTGGAAAGTAACTTTCGGTGGCATCTTCAACTAATAGACATTCAAATCCTCGGTCGTTTGCCTCTCGCATAGTGGTTTGAACGCAAACTTCAGTCGTTACCCCCGTAACCAGTAGGTGAGTAATTCCCTGTTCGTGCAGAAGAGACTCCAGGTTGGTGTTGTAGAATGCACCCTTTCCGGGTTTGGTAATCACTGTCTCATTCGGGAGGGGTTGCAGTTCAGGAATAATCGCATTTCCCGATTCACCGAGGACTAAAATCCGTCCCATCGGGCCAACATCACCAATTTTTAACTCACCCCGTCCCCGATGCCGCTTCGATGGCGGACAATCGGATAAGTCCGGTTGATGTCCTTCAATGGTGTGAAAAATTGGAAGTTTATCAGCTCGAAAGGCTTCCAACAACTGCTTGAGAGTCGGGACAATGGCTCTGAGTCGCGTCACATCATTACCCAAAGCATCACCAAAGCCCCCTGATTCTAAAAAGTCTCGCTGCATATCGATAATCAGCAGCGCTAA
This DNA window, taken from Microcoleus sp. FACHB-831, encodes the following:
- a CDS encoding iron uptake porin, whose translation is MMKDANTQKARVSASATFWMSLLVSSVMVHGLPLQARANQVPSKEAIAKVPPSPFSLETPTDVPSLAVTDQAPPEVKFQDNSSSPLGWTGIDVESGFSPLERTCSMSQRINSLADERLNAECEVNKVTSIAELTSHTREINPNLVQDTVSIPPPTISQANPVESFAEIPTLEVPSVAELSSGDGDGDPNTPMSQVSNVTQLRDVSPGDWAFEALRSLVERYGCIAGYPDGTFRGNRSSSRYEFAAGLNACLQQIERIITTGGDGFVTRQDLETLQRLTEDFKTELASLGTRVDKLDGRVAFLEDHQFSATTKLSGLAWFDMTGATAGRNVKVEAINAASPDVRFAGRGADGRPLVQEVENPNITMSGLTWLTFNTSFTGKDLLVTQLAAGNGLSPANQFASAGLFNTFGTPFLDQTAGPNNGFAEVVIHDLFYQFPVSKQVQLVVGPRVNWHRFFDNNAFTFFLTGGSTFNSNGTTVHDPIDRGSGVVALINLSKQFDLHVGYLGENNEFLPAAFGFNTSSNPSKGLFSGTNTITAELTYKPSSTANIRLIYSHNTLDNNGGVVSAEPIYGVADDGQGGRIKPATVNAFGVNFDWLITSKFGIFGRYSYASTEIDPSTPGRAGGNINSQSFQFGLGFPDLGKQGALATLSFLVPFDVLSGRRFLVAGGGDGGTQYEFELTYHYPITNNIALVPAFYLIGNANNFDSNPTIYVGNLRTQFSF
- a CDS encoding cysteine hydrolase family protein, whose product is MVLISAQPYDYELPANGGLALLIIDMQRDFLESGGFGDALGNDVTRLRAIVPTLKQLLEAFRADKLPIFHTIEGHQPDLSDCPPSKRHRGRGELKIGDVGPMGRILVLGESGNAIIPELQPLPNETVITKPGKGAFYNTNLESLLHEQGITHLLVTGVTTEVCVQTTMREANDRGFECLLVEDATESYFPEFKQSTLDMIVAQAGIVGWTASTANVLQALEKWKS